Genomic segment of Candidatus Nanopelagicales bacterium:
GCTAGTGGTAGCCCACGCAATGCCGATTCGGGTCGGTCGGATCGTCGTCGCTCAGCGCCCCGATCGACCAGACTTGCTCATCATCAAACGGGTTCACCAGCAAGCCGATGATGGCTCGTGGTGGTTGGCCGGGGACAACCCTCGTGCCAGTGATGACTCACGAACTTTCGGGACCGTC
This window contains:
- the sodX gene encoding nickel-type superoxide dismutase maturation protease, which encodes MRPTLHPGDWLVVAHAMPIRVGRIVVAQRPDRPDLLIIKRVHQQADDGSWWLAGDNPRASDDSRTFGTVTPNLIRGVVVARYWPAPRLL